In a single window of the Streptomyces sp. NBC_00353 genome:
- a CDS encoding hydantoinase B/oxoprolinase family protein, whose amino-acid sequence MTGRWEFWIDRGGTFTDVVGRDPEGRLVTRKLLSHDPDRYRDAAVAGIRLLLGLGPTDPVPADRVGSVKMGTTVATNALLERRGEPTVLVITEGFRDALRIAYQNRPRLFDRRILLPEAVYERVIEVPERVDAHGRTLTPLDPVATAERLRAAWADGFRSAAVVLMHGYRHPAHETAVATAAREAGFTQVSCSHEVSPLIKLVPRGDTTVVDAYLSPILRRYVDEVAGELDAARLMFMQSNGGLREAAHFRGKDAVLSGPAGGVVGMARTSEQAGFDRVIGFDMGGTSTDVSHYAGEFERELGTQVAGVRMRAPMMNIHTVAAGGGSVLHFDGRRYRVGPDSAGAVPGPACYRRGGPLTVTDANVMLGRVQPAHFPAVFGPDGDLPLDADVVRERFGELADEVARATGTRRSAAEVAAGFLEIAVLNMANAVKKISVERGHDITRYALTSFGGAGGQHACAVADALGIDTVLVPPLAGVLSAYGIGLADATAIREQSVEAELDDEGTRTRLGELHDDLAARTRAELRADGLPDSAISTHARVFLRYAGTDASLPVDLATVPAMTEAFTAEHRARYGFTMDRPLLAEAVSVEATGAAGRHVPHPVDRRVRQGAPQPHATVRMFADGRWQDTPLHRREALHPSDTVTGPAVIAEADATTVVDPGWQAAIGDTGHLLLTRVRPRPGRTAIGTRVDPVMLEVFNNLFMSIAEQMGVRLENTAHSVNIKERLDFSCALFDADGNLIANAPHIPVHLGSMGESIKEVLRRNGTTMRPGDVYAINDPYHGGTHLPDVTVVTPVFDGRETSGDGRAGLRFLVASRGHHAEIGGITPGSMPAFSRTIDEEGVLFDNWLLVRDGNFREAETRELLTGAAYPSRDPDTNLADLRAQIAANEKGIAELRRMVDQFGAEAVDAYMGHVQDNAEESVRRIIAELHDGAYRYETDNGAVIEVALTVDRSARSAVVDFTGTSPQQPGNFNAPKSVVMAAVLYVFRTLVADDIPLNSGCLKPLEVRVPEGSMLAPVHPAATVAGNVETSQAVTGALYAALSVQAEGSGTMNNLTFGNDRVQYYETVASGSGAGDGFDGTDAVQTHMTNSRLTDPEVLEWRYPVLLESFRVRDGSGGAGRWHGGCGVERRLRFLEPVTVALLSGHRRVPPYGMAGGEPGALGSQHIEHADGARTVTPLKGCDTADLARGDVLVLRTPGGGGYGAGERGNPSVPEPDRPPQRD is encoded by the coding sequence GTGACTGGACGCTGGGAGTTCTGGATCGACCGTGGCGGCACGTTCACCGACGTGGTGGGCCGCGATCCCGAAGGGCGGCTGGTCACCCGCAAGCTCCTCTCGCACGATCCGGACCGCTACCGGGACGCCGCAGTGGCCGGGATCCGTCTGCTGCTGGGCCTCGGCCCCACCGACCCGGTCCCCGCCGACCGGGTCGGCAGCGTGAAGATGGGCACGACCGTCGCCACCAACGCCCTGCTGGAGCGGCGCGGCGAGCCGACCGTCCTGGTGATCACCGAAGGGTTCCGCGACGCCCTGCGCATCGCGTACCAGAACCGGCCGCGCCTCTTCGACCGCCGCATCCTCCTGCCGGAGGCCGTGTACGAGCGGGTGATCGAGGTGCCGGAGCGGGTCGACGCGCACGGCCGGACCCTCACACCCCTCGACCCGGTAGCGACGGCCGAGCGGTTGAGAGCCGCGTGGGCCGACGGATTCCGCAGCGCGGCGGTCGTCCTGATGCACGGCTACCGGCACCCCGCCCACGAGACGGCGGTCGCCACCGCGGCCCGCGAGGCCGGCTTCACCCAGGTCAGCTGCTCCCACGAGGTGAGTCCGCTGATCAAGCTCGTACCGCGCGGTGACACCACCGTCGTCGACGCCTATCTCTCGCCGATCCTGCGGCGGTACGTCGACGAGGTCGCCGGTGAACTGGACGCCGCCCGGCTGATGTTCATGCAGTCCAACGGCGGACTGCGGGAGGCCGCGCACTTCCGCGGCAAGGACGCCGTGCTCTCCGGTCCGGCAGGTGGAGTCGTCGGCATGGCCCGTACGTCCGAACAGGCCGGATTCGACCGGGTCATCGGCTTCGACATGGGCGGTACGTCCACCGATGTGTCGCACTACGCGGGCGAGTTCGAGCGCGAGCTCGGCACCCAGGTCGCCGGGGTACGGATGCGCGCCCCCATGATGAACATCCACACCGTCGCGGCCGGCGGCGGCTCCGTCCTGCACTTCGACGGCCGGCGCTACCGGGTGGGACCCGACTCCGCGGGCGCCGTCCCCGGCCCGGCCTGCTACCGCCGCGGCGGACCCCTCACGGTCACCGACGCCAATGTCATGCTCGGCCGGGTCCAGCCCGCCCACTTCCCCGCCGTCTTCGGACCGGACGGGGACCTTCCACTCGACGCCGATGTGGTGCGCGAGCGCTTCGGTGAACTCGCGGACGAGGTGGCCCGGGCCACCGGAACGCGACGATCCGCCGCCGAGGTCGCCGCCGGTTTCCTGGAGATCGCCGTGCTCAACATGGCGAACGCGGTCAAGAAGATCTCCGTGGAGCGTGGCCACGACATCACCCGCTACGCCCTCACCTCATTCGGCGGCGCCGGCGGCCAGCACGCCTGCGCCGTCGCCGACGCGCTCGGCATCGACACGGTCCTCGTACCGCCGCTGGCCGGGGTGCTGTCGGCGTACGGCATCGGTCTCGCGGACGCGACCGCCATACGCGAACAGTCGGTCGAGGCGGAACTGGACGACGAGGGGACCAGGACCCGGCTGGGGGAGCTGCACGACGACCTGGCCGCCCGCACCCGAGCCGAACTGCGCGCCGACGGCCTCCCGGACAGTGCGATCAGCACGCACGCCCGGGTGTTCCTGCGCTACGCGGGTACGGACGCGAGCCTGCCGGTCGACCTGGCCACCGTGCCCGCGATGACGGAGGCGTTCACGGCCGAGCACCGCGCCCGCTACGGCTTCACCATGGACCGGCCGCTGCTCGCCGAGGCGGTATCGGTCGAGGCGACCGGCGCGGCCGGCCGGCACGTACCGCACCCGGTGGACCGGAGGGTCCGTCAGGGCGCGCCGCAACCGCACGCCACGGTACGGATGTTCGCCGACGGCCGATGGCAGGACACCCCGCTCCACCGGCGCGAGGCCCTGCACCCGTCGGACACCGTCACCGGTCCCGCCGTGATCGCCGAGGCCGACGCCACCACCGTCGTCGATCCCGGCTGGCAGGCCGCCATCGGCGACACCGGCCATCTGCTGCTCACCCGGGTCCGCCCGCGCCCCGGCCGGACCGCGATCGGTACGCGCGTGGACCCCGTCATGCTGGAGGTGTTCAACAATCTCTTCATGTCGATCGCCGAGCAGATGGGCGTACGCCTGGAGAACACCGCCCACTCCGTCAACATCAAGGAGCGGCTCGACTTCTCCTGCGCCCTGTTCGACGCGGACGGCAACCTGATCGCCAACGCCCCGCACATTCCGGTGCACCTCGGCTCGATGGGGGAGTCCATCAAGGAGGTGCTCCGACGCAACGGCACCACGATGCGCCCGGGCGACGTGTACGCCATCAACGACCCGTACCACGGGGGTACGCATCTGCCCGATGTAACCGTCGTGACCCCGGTGTTCGACGGACGCGAGACATCCGGCGACGGTCGCGCCGGGCTGCGGTTCCTGGTGGCATCGCGCGGCCACCACGCCGAGATCGGCGGCATCACCCCCGGATCCATGCCCGCCTTCAGCCGCACCATCGACGAGGAAGGGGTGCTGTTCGACAACTGGCTGCTGGTGAGGGACGGCAACTTCCGTGAGGCCGAGACCCGCGAGCTGCTCACCGGCGCCGCGTACCCGTCCCGCGATCCCGACACCAACCTCGCCGACCTGCGCGCGCAGATCGCCGCCAACGAGAAGGGCATCGCCGAACTGCGGCGCATGGTGGACCAGTTCGGCGCCGAGGCCGTCGACGCGTACATGGGCCATGTGCAGGACAATGCCGAGGAGTCCGTACGCCGGATCATCGCGGAGCTGCACGACGGTGCGTACCGCTACGAGACCGACAACGGCGCCGTGATCGAGGTCGCACTGACCGTGGACCGTAGCGCCCGCAGCGCCGTCGTCGACTTCACCGGTACCTCACCGCAGCAGCCCGGGAACTTCAACGCCCCGAAGTCCGTCGTCATGGCCGCAGTCCTGTACGTCTTCCGGACCCTGGTCGCCGACGACATCCCGCTCAACAGCGGTTGCCTCAAACCCCTGGAGGTCAGGGTCCCGGAGGGCTCGATGCTGGCACCCGTCCACCCGGCGGCCACCGTCGCGGGCAACGTGGAGACCTCCCAGGCCGTCACGGGTGCGCTGTACGCGGCGCTCTCCGTCCAGGCGGAGGGCTCGGGCACCATGAACAACCTGACCTTCGGCAACGACCGTGTCCAGTACTACGAGACGGTGGCCAGCGGCTCGGGCGCGGGCGACGGCTTCGACGGCACCGACGCCGTGCAGACCCACATGACCAACTCCCGCCTCACCGACCCCGAAGTCCTCGAATGGCGCTACCCGGTGCTTCTGGAGAGCTTCCGGGTACGCGACGGCAGTGGGGGAGCGGGCCGGTGGCACGGCGGCTGCGGGGTGGAGCGCAGACTCCGGTTCCTCGAACCCGTGACGGTGGCGCTGCTCTCCGGGCATCGCCGCGTCCCGCCGTACGGCATGGCGGGCGGCGAACCGGGCGCGCTGGGCAGCCAGCACATCGAACATGCCGACGGCGCGAGGACCGTCACCCCGCTGAAGGGCTGCGATACGGCTGATCTGGCGCGCGGGGACGTGCTGGTCCTGCGCACTCCGGGCGGCGGAGGGTACGGAGCCGGGGAGCGCGGGAACCCGTCGGTGCCGGAACCGGATCGACCGCCGCAGCGTGACTGA
- a CDS encoding glycosyltransferase, producing MTGRERGKTIVRLANFVTPSSGGLRTALDELGRGYLAAGHEAVLVVPGDSASDVRTAQGRVITLPGPALPGSGGYRVLAGRRTLRHLLETLRPDRLEVSDRTTLRWTGEWARRARVPAVMVSHETADGVLRTWGVPAGAAARTADRLNTLSAHAYTRIVCTTEWAEREFVRIGARNVVRAPLGVDLQRCRPGRRSLVLRARHVRGRSVLLLMCSRLSVEKRPGRALDALAVLDGLGVRATLVVAGDGPLRAGLESRARAERLAVEFLGHVRDRERVADLQAAADLCLAPGPAETFGLSALEALACGTPVVASASSALPEVIGEAGVAAADTGEAFAAAVRELLARPEAGRRAAARQRAELFGWDRSVAAFLAAHDVQDRGGIPGVRA from the coding sequence ATGACCGGGCGCGAGCGGGGAAAGACCATTGTCCGCCTGGCGAACTTCGTCACCCCGTCCTCCGGCGGACTGCGCACCGCCCTGGACGAACTCGGCCGCGGCTACCTCGCGGCCGGGCACGAGGCGGTACTCGTCGTGCCCGGCGACAGCGCGAGCGATGTACGCACCGCACAGGGCAGGGTGATCACCCTCCCGGGACCGGCGCTGCCGGGCAGCGGCGGCTATCGCGTACTGGCCGGCCGACGCACCCTCCGGCACCTCCTCGAAACGCTGCGGCCCGACCGCCTGGAGGTGTCCGACCGCACCACCCTGCGCTGGACGGGCGAATGGGCCCGCCGCGCCCGGGTGCCCGCCGTGATGGTCTCCCACGAGACCGCGGACGGGGTGCTGCGCACCTGGGGCGTCCCGGCCGGCGCGGCAGCGCGGACCGCCGACCGCCTCAACACCCTCAGCGCACACGCCTACACCCGGATCGTGTGCACCACGGAGTGGGCGGAGCGCGAGTTCGTCCGGATCGGCGCACGCAATGTGGTCCGCGCCCCGCTCGGCGTGGACCTGCAGCGCTGCCGCCCGGGCCGGCGCAGCCTGGTCCTGCGTGCCCGGCACGTCCGCGGCCGGTCCGTGCTTCTTCTGATGTGCTCCCGCCTCTCGGTGGAGAAGCGGCCCGGTCGGGCCCTGGACGCGCTCGCCGTCCTCGACGGCCTGGGTGTGCGTGCGACGCTGGTGGTCGCGGGCGACGGGCCGCTGCGCGCGGGGCTGGAGAGCCGGGCGCGGGCGGAGCGGCTGGCGGTCGAGTTCCTGGGGCATGTGCGGGACCGCGAACGGGTGGCGGATCTGCAGGCCGCGGCCGACCTCTGCCTGGCCCCCGGCCCGGCCGAGACGTTCGGCCTGTCGGCCCTGGAAGCACTGGCCTGCGGCACCCCGGTGGTGGCGAGCGCGAGCTCCGCGCTGCCGGAGGTGATCGGCGAAGCGGGAGTGGCCGCGGCGGACACGGGTGAAGCATTCGCCGCTGCCGTACGGGAGTTGCTGGCGCGCCCCGAAGCGGGGCGGCGCGCGGCGGCGAGGCAGCGCGCCGAACTCTTCGGCTGGGACCGCTCGGTGGCGGCATTCCTGGCCGCCCACGACGTGCAGGACCGGGGCGGGATACCGGGGGTGCGGGCATGA
- a CDS encoding glycosyltransferase family 4 protein translates to MRVVIVTESFPPDVNGVAHCTMQTARHLAARGHEPLVIAPATAGATATSRSSGTPWRPPAASDPARPPAASVPYPGASGTPWEPPTGSDPARPPASSTPYPGASGTPDVFESAAPCPVVRVPSLPLPGYSQVRVALPSRRLMAALIAHRAELVHLAGPFVLGARGMAAAARLGLPAVAVYQTDLAGYARTYLGAGENTAWRRMRAVHSAADRTLAPSTAAVRDLTEHGVERVRLWPRGVDTVRFRPGLRDEALRHRLAPGGEKIIGYVGRLAAEKHVELLAGACGLPGVRVVVVGDGPSGASLRAALPGAVFLGRRIGEDLARLFASLDMFVHTGPYETFCQTVQEAMASGVPVIAPAAGGPLDLVDHGRTGLLVPPHDADAVRAAVGALVADPARAAAYGRAGRTMVEGRTWEAVGDQLLDHYDEVLRGRTAVAA, encoded by the coding sequence ATGCGTGTCGTCATCGTCACCGAATCCTTCCCGCCCGATGTCAACGGCGTGGCCCACTGCACCATGCAGACCGCCCGGCACCTTGCCGCGCGGGGCCATGAACCGCTCGTCATAGCCCCGGCCACGGCCGGTGCGACGGCCACATCCCGTTCCTCCGGCACTCCGTGGAGGCCACCCGCCGCCAGTGACCCTGCGCGGCCGCCGGCTGCTTCGGTCCCGTACCCGGGTGCCTCCGGCACCCCGTGGGAGCCGCCCACCGGCAGTGACCCCGCACGCCCCCCGGCCTCCTCGACCCCGTACCCGGGTGCCTCCGGCACCCCCGACGTCTTCGAATCGGCCGCGCCCTGCCCCGTGGTGCGCGTCCCTTCCCTGCCCCTGCCCGGCTACTCCCAGGTCCGCGTGGCACTTCCGAGCCGTCGGCTGATGGCCGCCCTCATTGCCCACCGGGCCGAACTCGTCCATCTCGCCGGACCGTTCGTGCTCGGCGCACGCGGCATGGCGGCAGCCGCCCGGCTCGGGCTGCCTGCCGTGGCCGTCTACCAGACCGACCTGGCCGGCTACGCCCGTACGTACCTCGGTGCCGGCGAGAACACCGCCTGGCGCCGGATGCGCGCGGTGCACAGCGCCGCCGACCGCACCCTCGCTCCCTCCACCGCCGCCGTCCGCGACCTCACCGAGCACGGCGTGGAGCGGGTGCGGCTGTGGCCGCGCGGCGTCGACACCGTACGGTTCCGGCCGGGACTGCGCGACGAGGCGTTGCGCCACCGCCTCGCGCCCGGCGGCGAGAAGATCATCGGATACGTCGGCCGGCTCGCCGCGGAGAAGCACGTCGAACTCCTTGCCGGTGCCTGCGGGCTGCCCGGGGTGCGGGTCGTGGTCGTCGGGGACGGCCCCAGCGGCGCATCGCTGCGAGCGGCCCTGCCCGGCGCCGTCTTCCTCGGCCGCAGGATCGGGGAGGATCTCGCCCGCCTGTTCGCCTCGCTGGACATGTTCGTGCACACCGGCCCGTACGAGACGTTCTGCCAGACGGTGCAGGAGGCCATGGCCTCCGGTGTGCCCGTCATCGCCCCGGCGGCGGGCGGGCCGCTCGACCTCGTCGACCACGGGAGGACCGGCCTGCTGGTCCCGCCGCACGACGCCGACGCGGTACGGGCAGCCGTCGGCGCACTCGTCGCCGACCCCGCGCGCGCGGCGGCCTACGGGCGGGCCGGGCGGACCATGGTCGAGGGCCGGACGTGGGAAGCCGTCGGCGATCAACTGCTGGACCACTACGACGAGGTGCTGCGCGGCCGGACGGCGGTGGCCGCATGA
- a CDS encoding SGNH/GDSL hydrolase family protein produces the protein MTEAPPVPPASPAPASSSVAASLPVTAAPPVPPESPAQTATPGRPIRFAALGDSFTEGVGDPVPGGRRGWAALLADGIGNSRRGVEFRNFAVSGSLSSDVRDRQAPAAAAFRPDLASVVVGVNDTLRRSFDIRLLAQRLDEVCALLTDGGAVLLTACLPDPGAVLGLPAPLGRPLARRQSAVNAVVHALSARYDAVHLHASDGEWVSDRSLWSVDRLHPAERGHRTVAAHFHGLLAARGLALGTPPGREPEQPPPSRTDSLLWLATAGTGWLVRRSTDLLPQLLCLAGAEIRHWARGTSAQLDRRADQALQGALATVPSRTPPAVPSAPLPVPHVSMEG, from the coding sequence GTGACAGAGGCCCCGCCTGTACCGCCGGCGTCGCCCGCGCCCGCCTCGTCCTCCGTAGCGGCTTCCCTCCCCGTAACGGCCGCTCCGCCTGTTCCGCCCGAATCACCTGCGCAGACCGCGACCCCCGGTCGCCCGATCCGGTTCGCCGCGCTCGGGGACTCGTTCACCGAGGGTGTCGGTGATCCCGTCCCCGGTGGCCGGCGCGGCTGGGCCGCGTTGCTGGCGGACGGGATCGGGAACAGCCGGCGGGGCGTCGAGTTCCGTAACTTCGCCGTCAGCGGTTCGCTCTCCAGCGACGTCCGTGACCGGCAGGCCCCGGCCGCCGCCGCTTTCCGGCCCGACCTGGCCTCCGTCGTCGTCGGCGTCAACGACACCCTGCGCCGGTCCTTCGACATCCGGCTCCTCGCCCAGCGGCTGGACGAGGTCTGCGCGCTCCTGACCGACGGCGGGGCCGTACTCCTCACGGCCTGTCTACCCGATCCCGGCGCCGTCCTCGGGCTGCCCGCGCCCCTCGGCCGGCCGCTGGCCCGGCGGCAGAGCGCGGTGAATGCCGTGGTGCATGCGTTGTCCGCCCGCTACGACGCCGTCCATCTGCATGCCTCGGACGGGGAGTGGGTCTCCGACCGTTCGCTGTGGAGCGTCGACCGGCTCCATCCGGCCGAGCGCGGTCATCGCACGGTAGCGGCGCACTTCCATGGGCTCCTCGCCGCCCGTGGTCTGGCCCTCGGCACCCCGCCGGGGCGCGAGCCGGAGCAGCCGCCGCCGAGCCGCACCGACTCGTTGCTCTGGCTGGCCACGGCGGGCACCGGATGGCTGGTCCGCCGGAGCACCGATCTGCTGCCCCAACTGCTGTGCCTGGCAGGAGCGGAGATACGGCACTGGGCGCGCGGCACGAGCGCGCAGCTGGACCGGCGGGCCGACCAGGCACTGCAGGGCGCGCTCGCCACGGTCCCGTCCAGAACTCCGCCCGCCGTGCCGTCCGCCCCGCTGCCGGTGCCGCACGTCAGTATGGAGGGGTGA